One stretch of Podospora pseudoanserina strain CBS 124.78 chromosome 4, whole genome shotgun sequence DNA includes these proteins:
- a CDS encoding hypothetical protein (EggNog:ENOG503P0HJ; COG:S) codes for MCIVLLTTSHPKYALVVIDNRDEYILRPTSRPHWWKATPETPAVNGSVNGVAKAAPPAEVEVLSSRDLQRAERGTWLGITKGGNFAVLTNYRETDTHDVAHPVHGKRSRGGMVTAWLGADPAESTERFVTRMLEDGGVKGVGGFSLICGKLRKAKGDSNNIEPLAIISNRCDHVGQVPWICGERSSIYGLSNATYLHPEQEDKEEELWPKIREGREAMLRAVTEKIDEKELQEALFEILDTDRFPSDHTMDLEEGIPLLKDSIFIPAFGGKSHQEEMAEARLRGQVKHKDRDSPAAEVLTIVARPDDQPNGFQTGLYGTQRQTIILVDWDGNVTYTERALWDPHGNPIPRGSGDETFRFKIEGWEKEEELCN; via the coding sequence ATGTGTATAGTGCTGCTTAcaacatcccatcccaaataCGCCCTGGTCGTCATCGACAACCGCGACGAGTACATCCTGCGCCCAACGAGCAGACCCCACTGGTGGAAAGCTACACCAGAAACCCCCGCCGTAAACGGCTCGGTCAACGGGGTAGCAAAGGCCGCTCCACCGGCCGAGGTCGAAGTCCTCTCCAGTCGAGATCTCCAGCGAGCCGAGCGAGGGACGTGGCTCGGCATCACCAAGGGTGGAAACTTTGCCGTCCTTACAAACTACCGGGAAACGGACACCCACGATGTTGCCCATCCGGTACATGGCAAGCGCAGCCGTGGAGGCATGGTGACGGCATGGCTTGGCGCTGACCCGGCCGAATCGACAGAGCGGTTTGTGACCCGCATGCTGGAAGACGGTGGAGtaaagggggtgggtggcttctccttgatctgcGGAAAACTCAGAAAGGCAAAGGGGGATAGCAACAACATTGAGCCCCTGGCCATCATCTCGAACCGTTGCGACCATGTTGGGCAGGTTCCATGGATTTGTGGAGAGCGCAGCTCCATCTACGGCCTGAGCAACGCCACATATTTGCATCCGGAACAGGAAgataaggaggaggagctatGGCCCAAGATTCGGGAAGGCCGCGAAGCAATGCTCCGTGCTGTCACCGAAAAGATAGACGAAAAGGAACTCCAGGAGGCACTGTTCGAGATTTTGGACACGGATAGGTTTCCGTCCGACCACACCATGGACCTTGAGGAAGGCATCCCGTTGCTCAAGGACTCGATTTTCATCCCTGCCTTTGGCGGCAAGTCGCACCAAGAAGAAATGGCAGAGGCCAGACTGCGAGGACAAGTGAAGCACAAGGATCGCGATTCGCCGGCAGCCGAAGTCTTGACCATCGTGGCTCGCCCAGACGACCAGCCCAATGGCTTCCAAACTGGCCTCTACGGCACGCAACGACAGACCATCATTCTCGTGGATTGGGATGGCAATGTGACCTATACTGAGAGAGCTCTCTGGGACCCTCATGGGAACCCCATCCCAAGAGGCTCTGGGGATGAAACATTTAGATTCAAGATTGAGGgctgggagaaggaagaggagctctGCAACTAG
- the LYS21 gene encoding homocitrate synthase lys21 (COG:E; EggNog:ENOG503NUMJ) — translation MCETSNTNGAANGTNGASNGTANIGGDHQGANFRSNPYQPVGDFLSNVGRFKIIESTLREGEQFANAYFDQETKIKIAKALDDFGVDYIELTSPAASKQSKKDCEAICKLGLKAKILTHVRCNMEDAKLAIETGVHGLDVVIGTSSFLREHSHGKDMASIEKTAIEVIEYIKSEGREVRFSSEDSFRSDLVDLLSLYRAVDKVGVHRVGIADTVGCASPRQVYDLVRTLRGVVSCDIETHFHDDTGCSIANAYCALEAGATHIDTSVLGIGERNGITPLGGLMARMVVTSPEYVKSKYKLHKLKELEDLVAEAVQINTPFNNPITGFCAFTHKAGIHAKAILNNPSTYEILNPADFGLTRYVHFASRLTGWNAVKTRVGQLGLEMTDDQVKEVTAKIKALADVRPIAIDDADSIIRSFHLNLHEGPIETQSNGKAIHVEVRGDETTELATGA, via the exons ATGTGCGagaccagcaacaccaacggcgCCGCCAATGGCACAAACGGTGCTTCCAATGGG ACAGCTAACATCGGTGGTGATCATCAGGGTGCCAACTTCCGCTCCAACCCCTACCAGCCAGTAGGCGATTTCCTCTCCAACGTAGGCCGCTTCAAGATCATCGAGTCGACTCTCCGCGAGGGTGAACAATTCGCCAATGCCTACTTCGACCAAGagaccaagatcaagat TGCCAAGGCTCTCGATGACTTTGGTGTTGACTACATCGAGTTGACCTCCCCCGCTGCTTCCAAGCAATCTAAAAAGGATTGCGAGGCCATCTGCAAGCTCGgcctcaaggccaagattcTTACCC ACGTTCGCTGCAACATGGAGGATGCTAAACTCGCAATTGAGACCGGTGTTCACGGCCTGGACGTCGTCATTGGcacctccagcttcctccgcGAGCACAGCCACGGCAAGGATATGGCCTCCATTGAGAAGACTGCCATTGAAGTGATCGAATACATCAAGTCCGAGGGCCGCGAGGTTCGCT TCTCCAGCGAGGACTCTTTCCGTTCTGACCTCgtcgacctcctctccctctaccGCGCCGTCGACAAGGTCGGTGTCCACCGTGTCGGTATCGCCGATACCGTCGGTTGCGCTTCCCCCAGGCAGGTCTACGACCTTGTACGCACCCTCAGAGGCGTCGTGTCCTGCGACATCGAGACCCACTTCCACGACGATACCGGCTGCAGTATCGCCAACGCCTACTGTGCTCTCGAGGCCGGTGCTACCCACATTGATACCAGTGTTCTCGGCATTGGTGAGCGCAATGGTATCACCCCTCTTGGTGGCCTGATGGCTCGCATGGTCGTCACCAGCCCTGAGTATGTCAAGAGCAAGTACAAGCTccacaagctcaaggagctcgaggatcTCGTCGCCGAGGCCGTCCAGATCAACACtcccttcaacaaccccatcaccggtTTCTGCGCCTTTACCCACAAGGCCGGTATCCACGCCAAGGCcattctcaacaaccccagcacCTACGAGATTCTCAACCCTGCTGATTTCGGTCTGACCCGCTACGTCCACTTTGCCTCTCGTCTCACTGGCTGGAACGCCGTCAAGACGAGAGTTGGCCAGCTCGGTCTGGAGATGACCGATGATCAGGTCAAGGAGGTGacggccaagatcaaggcgtTGGCTGATGTCAGGCCAATCGCCATCGACGATGCCGACTCCATCATCCGCAGCTTCCACCTCAACCTTCACGAGGGGCCAATTGAGACTCAGTCCAACGGCAAGGCGATTCACGTTGAAGTAAGAGGTGACGAGACTACCGAGCTTGCGACTGGTGCGTAA
- a CDS encoding hypothetical protein (EggNog:ENOG503P13N) gives MAHRTSAPDLVRERPDRFERGRFEYERDRDRFSEIRERFEDDDDDYVYERERRVTSRPPPRDRDRSVDRRSRAPYDDDETIIRERRRVIYDDEQPRSILRRRPSPESEVERRSSVVIEKERRYRSPSPSNAPRPGRLLRRQSSLDTFDRRPRGYYEREEYVTPARRLDHSVPPYAESHRPLPRHRALPPPRVYAEREYFDEIHVDDHHHDHPGRVREREVIHTRMRSRSRESRIRRGRSRSSSRSSSSSSSGGTSLTARSEYPKKGKTRIPARLVSKRALIELGYPFVEEGNTIIVQKALGQKNIDDLLKLSDDYKKSTPTPLLPHQDKKVTFPGEFEIMAARSSAGDIIEERRTEIVEYHTTAPPPAVHYHHQHPPAPAGNGPIIINAQPAPAPAPPVEVVKTTMIREQSPARSYTTTSYDTTSYGTTTSYDTSLTSRGPPTVIVDARPREVALVEPSRDTWRYDDNDELRSEIRHLERQLARRERSKSRHSRHGSRGDLVRAERLSTGELVLYEEEIETIEEPARGGLRIEKDKRGRMSISVPRNR, from the exons ATGGCTCACCGGACATCTGCCCCTGACCTTGTTCGCGAGCGCCCCGACCGCTTCGAAAGGGGCCGCTTTGAGTATGAAAGAGACCGCGATCGGTTCAGCGAGATCCGAGAGCGCttcgaagacgacgacgacgactacGTGTACGAGCGAGAACGCCGTGTAACATCCCGGCCTCCCCCCCGCGACCGCGACCGATCCGTCGACCGCCGTTCCCGGGCCCCCtatgacgacgacgagaccATCATCCGGGAGCGCCGCCGGGTCATTTATGATGACGAGCAACCACGCAGTATCCTTCGACGTCGACCATCTCCTGAGAGTGAGGTGGAGCGCAGGTCTTCTGTCgtgattgagaaggagagaaggTACCGCAGCCCGTCACCCTCCAATGCGCCCCGTCCTGGACGACTTTTGAGACGGCAATCGAGCCTGGACACTTTTGATCGCAGGCCCCGTGGATATTACGAGCGTGAGGAATACGTGACCCCCGCCCGCCGCCTGGACCACAGTGTTCCGCCCTACGCCGAGAGCCACCGGCCGCTGCCCCGCCACCGAGCCCTGCCCCCTCCCAGAGTGTACGCCGAACGTGAATACTTCGACGAGATCCACGTCGATGACCATCACCATGACCACCCCGGCCGAGTCCGCGAAAGGGAGGTGATCCACACCCGCATGAGGTCACGGAGTCGAGAGTCGCGCATCCGTCGTGGAAGATCCCGATCgtccagcaggagcagctcctcaagcagcagcggcggcaccAGCCTCACTGCCCGAAGCGAGTATCCAAAGAAGGGCAAGACCCGCATTCCAGCGCGCCTGGTCTCCAAGCGGGCGCTTATTGAGCTTGGTTACCCATTCGTCGAGGAG GGAAACACAATCATCGTCCAGAAGGCACTTGGCCAGAAGAACATTGACGATTTGCTGAAGCTGAGCGATGATTATAAGAAGAGTACGCCCACCCCGTTACTCCCCCACCAGGACAAAAAAGTAACATTCCCAGGCGAGTTCGAGATCATGGCCGCGCGATCCAGCGCTGGTGATATCATTGAGGAACGTCGAACAGAGATTGTCGAGTACCACACCACGGCACCTCCCCCTGCGGTGCActaccaccatcaacacccgcCGGCCCCGGCCGGTAATGGTCCTATTATCATCAACGCCCAGCCCGCTCCCGCACCAGCCCCTCCCGTCGAGGTGGTCAAGACAACCATGATCCGCGAGCAGTCCCCAGCACGGTCCTACACGACCACCTCGTACGACACCACCTCGTACGGCACAACCACGTCATATGACACCTCTCTTACCTCCAGGGGCCCACCCACAGTGATTGTGGACGCCCGCCCGCGTGAGGTAGCCCTTGTCGAGCCTTCTCGGGATACCTGGCGCTACGACGATAATGATGAGCTGCGGTCTGAGATTCGGCATCTGGAGCGGCAGCTCGCGCGGCGGGAACGGTCAAAGTCGAGACACTCGCGTCACGGCAGCCGAGGCGACCTGGTTAGGGCGGAACGGTTGTCGACGGGCGAGCTGGTGCTGTACGAAGAGGAAATTGAGACAATTGAGGAGCCTgcgaggggagggttgagaaTCGAGAAGGACAAACGAGGTAGGATGTCTATCAGCGTGCCGAGGAACCGGTAA
- a CDS encoding hypothetical protein (EggNog:ENOG503PHZ0) has protein sequence MRFSTLILASLAGLATANFDLYLGHQIIPVDGGVLHDGWYIFDNDPSKADVLAYGPYLSQDDVSGRTTGVRCVGSGCYGGAATDINVLEMHFSNNPLYHWTIYKARGHPYKMYGLDGRTYGECILFPGVSFHHMTNFAETRSGVRKFRCLTQFSARQIRAAN, from the exons ATGCGTttctcaaccctcatcctcgcctccctcgccggcCTGGCCACCGCAAACTTCGACCTCTACCTGGGCCACCAAATCATCCCCGTCGACGGCGGCGTCCTCCACGACGGCTGGTACATCTTCGACAACGACCCCAGCAAAGCCGAC GTCCTCGCCTATGGCCCCTACCTCTCCCAAGACGACGTCTCAGGCCGCACGACCGGCGTCCGGTGCGTCGGCAGCGGCTGCTACGGCGGTGCTGCCACCGACATCAACGTCCTCGAGATGCActtcagcaacaaccccctctaCCATTGGA CCATCTACAAAGCCAGAGGCCATCCCTACAAAATGTATGGCCTCGACGGCAGGACCTACGGGGAGTGCATCCTCTTCCCGGGCGTCAGTTTCCACCACATGACCAATTTCGCCGAAACCCGCAGCGGCGTCCGCAAGTTTCGGTGTCTGACGCAGTTTTCTGCTCGGCAGATCAGGGCTGCGAACTGA
- a CDS encoding hypothetical protein (EggNog:ENOG503NVYW) — protein MPALPPLSHTYDLVARNSTADVVLPALAAAVNTPAKVVCSWPVSGQYGPGSRVLYYVLVAACVLARKTEWLRNACLAAALIFPAVAAVHGVALAALHVPNAVDMDIYGAFQFCSIGILTAPITVRLSTTYFNNPGRNTIFLWAGIILVGLLALTVEFFRTEAVPCDTDESLFIYGESLCGLVCSIEDGPFSPMRQGSADEIYVIPEPFIMTFGTATLFCAACCIPAILSMVSMWDKILKVNWQERFGETYLDQPETGTNGATPERMNKVNNIIRGFLSVVEIPVFGAAVIAILVVGELNFWSGPVNWQTEPMANVGQWAPIVASAFAACGSLYMLLAEDMVAAANPTSAHCNCSHHHDEFDAQTGLGISHSGPRRISEDKSDGPRRPDAGRSKIAKGLSAIGHLLGTADLKSFDDSEFQDVAASKYPTTPGEEIRNRNLRHLEDRYNVTRPEDDERGRRRSRANSFTGSVTGFTKPSPPSSSRALSPNPVSLQISPGGPSRPDLNNGTSYRASHDSSPRHNDDADTTSQSAKPGSSLTIQPSGFNSPSIVVSAENEPVGILPPPPVHKPPS, from the exons ATGCCCGCGCTTCCGCCACTTTCACACACCTATGACCTTGTTGCCCGCAATAGCACCGCTGACGTTGTGCTGCCAGCACTTGCAGCTGCAGTAAACACCCCCGCCAAGGTGGTGTGTTCATGGCCCGTCTCTGGTCAATATGGACCTGGCAGTAGAGTCTT ATACTATGTTCTTGTTGCAGCTTGTGTGCTTGCTAGGAAGACGGAATGGCTTCGAAATGCTTGCTTGGCCGCAGCCTTGATCTTCCCCGCCGTTGCTGCAGTCCACGGAGTAGCTTTGGCGGCATTGCATGTTCCCAACGCCGTTGATATGGACATATATGGCGCTTTCCAGTTCTGTTCTATTGGCATTCTAACAGCCCCCATCACGGTTAGACTGTCAACTACATATTTCAACAACCCTGGTCGGAATACCATATTCCTTTGGGCAGGCATCATCCTCGTTGGCCTGTTGGCTTTGACTGTTGAGTTCTTCCGGACCGAGGCGGTGCCGTGTGATACCGACGAGTCACTTTTTATTTACGGCGAAAGTTTATGCGGTTTGGTATGCTCTATTGAAGACGGGCCCTTCTCACCGATGCGACAAGGTTCGGCAGACGAGATATATGTTATTCCCGAGCCTTTCATCATGACGTTTGGCACCGCCACGCTATTCTGCGCCGCCTGTTGCATTCCTGCCATCCTTTCGATGGTGTCGATGTGGGACAAGATACTTAAAGTGAACTGGCAAGAGCGGTTTGGAGAGACATATCTGGATCAGCCAGAAACGGGAACCAACGGCGCTACCCCTGAGAGGATGAATAAGGTCAACAATATCATCAGGGGGTTTCTAAGCGTCGTGGAAATTCCGGTGTTCGGAGCAGCTGTCATTGCAATTCTTGTCGTGGGGGAGTTGAATTTCTGGAGCGGCCCAGTCAATTGGCAAACAGAACCCATGGCCAACGTTG GTCAATGGGCGCCGATTGTGGCATCAGCCTTTGCTGCCTGTGGTTCGCTTTATATGCTACTGGCAGAAGACATGGTTGCTGCAGCGAACCCTACCTCAGCTCACTGCAACTGCTCGCACCATCATGACGAGTTTGATGCACAAACCGGACTTGGCATCAGCCATTCGGGACCCAGGCGTATCAGCGAAGACAAATCGGACGGACCCCGTCGTCCCGATGCGGGCCGGAGCAAGATAGCAAAAGGACTGAGCGCCATCGGTCACCTACTCGGCACCGCGGATCTCAAGAGCTTCGACGATTCGGAGTTCCAGGATGTTGCGGCGAGCAAATATCCGACTACGCCAGGAGAAGAAATTCGGAACCGGAATCTGAGGCACCTTGAGGATAGATACAACGTGACTCGTCCAGAAGACGATGAGCGCGGACGTCGACGCTCAAGAGCAAACAGTTTCACAGGGAGCGTCACGGGTTTCACAAAGCCCAGCCCGCCATCGTCATCGAGGGCTCTGTCGCCAAACCCTGTATCGTTGCAGATTTCGCCAGGAGGCCCGTCTAGGCCGGATCTCAACAACGGAACCTCCTACAGAGCTTCTCACGACTCCAGCCCTCGCCACAACGACGATGCCGACACGACGTCACAATCAGCGAAGCCTGGATCGTCCCTCACTATTCAACCAAGCGGTTTCAACTCACCGTCGATTGTCGTCTCTGCGGAAAATGAGCCTGTGGGAATCTTGCCACCGCCTCCTGTACACAAACCTCCATCATAG
- a CDS encoding hypothetical protein (COG:U; EggNog:ENOG503NXAA), with the protein MATTTDSSSGNRDISEWRSIVTLIVFVITNVVVLFPFHIPFCIPRWLYNGFLGALSSMRIISPRNKTQGTSSPWVRLRFSMNIVTAPVIADLFLLAIKAISGKEVKDGTVGADHIHPIDIMVFFITLAYIAISIDASGLIRYLAFRVLQWGGKVGHRLFFYLYLFFFGIGSFVGNDPIILSGTAFLAYMTRVSSNIVHPRAWIYTQFAVANIASAILVSSNPTNLVLAGAFKIRFIDYTANMVVPVIITAIVLFPFLLYIVFASESLIPVEIKMHELPEDARGKKPVNPNIPNARGTAEQQEDEPGEQGKLLSLEEIMNPFLDKRGAGFGAAIMALALVSVLSLNAASQNLPEGVVLQVYWVTLPAAFIMLVWDLAFGWLHRHETREIAREGRKQVEEAKAEQARLQREAPELAASQGGDQVVSVTGNDVSGIGSDSEIVKSQSTTIDEKKEASLEKDTPPTEAATKTNNSDLRTLSSVARDAYRWSQETFPTATAVLSHLPYALIPFAFAMFILVQALVTKGWVEVFAKGWDHWVNKTGTVGAIGGMGFLSVILCNFSGTNIGTTILLSRIIQSWLRLHDASGIPISERTYYATIYSMALGVNYGAFSTAISASLAGLLWRDILAKKHIHVRRLDFARVNLPIIAIAMSVGCAVLIGEIYIIRSDRPFDIVPVLEE; encoded by the exons ATGGCGACCACGACGGACTCGAGTAGCGGCAACCGTGACATCAGTGAATGGCGGTCAATTGTCACACTCATTGTGTTCGTCATTACCA ATGTTGTGGTTCTATTTCCGTTTCATATTCCCTTCTGCATTCCTCGGTGGCTTTACAACGGTTTTCTAGGGGCGCTAAGCTCCATGCGCATCATCTCGCCCCGCAACAAGACTCAGGGGACAAGCTCACCATGGGTGCGGTTACGGTTCTCAATGAATATTGTGACGGCACCTGTGATTGCCGATCTTTTTCTGCTGGCCATAAAAGCCATCAGTGgcaaggaggtcaaggatggAACCGTTGGAGCGGACCATATCCACCCTATCGATATCATGGTCTTTttcatcaccctcgcctATATCGCCATATCCATTGACGCATCAGGGCTTATTCGATATCTGGCCTTCAGGGTGCTGCAATGGGGCGGGAAGGTCGGACATCGTCTGTTCTTCTACCTCTacctcttctttttcggcATAGGCAGCTTTGTTGGCAACGATCCCATCATCTTGTCTGGGACAGCTTTCTTGGCCTACATGACGCGCGTTTCGAGCAACATTGTTCACCCTAGGGCCTGGATATATACTCAGTTTGCCGTGGCCAATATTGCCTCTGCTATCCTCGTGTCGTCCAATCCGACGAATTTGGTCTTGGCTGGCGCTTTCAAAATACGCTTCATCGACTACACGGCCAATATGGTGGTCCCTGTGATCATCACAGCTATCGtgctcttccccttcctgctGTATATCGTCTTCGCCAGCGAATCCCTGATCCCCGTTGAGATCAAAATGCACGAGCTTCCGGAAGATGCAAGGGGCAAAAAGCCAGTAAACCCCAACATTCCCAATGCGAGGGGAACGGCAGAACAACAGGAGGATGAGCCAGGGGAGCAAGGAAAACTTTTGTCTCTGGAAGAGATCATGAATCCTTTTCTTGACAAGCGTGGTGCGGGATTCGGGGCAGCCATCATGGCATTGGCTCTGGTCTCAGTTTTGTCTCTTAATGCTGCGTCACAAAATCTTCCAGAGGGCGTTGTCCTGCAAGTATACTGGGTGACATTACCAGCGGCTTTCATCATGCTCGTGTGGGACTTGGCATTTGGCTGGCTTCATCGCCATGAAACACGTGAGATTGCTCGGGAAGGTCGAAAACAAgttgaagaagcaaaagcGGAGCAGGCACGTCTTCAGAGGGAAGCACCGGAACTCGCCGCTTCCCAGGGAGGGGATCAAGTGGTAAGCGTCACTGGGAACGACGTTTCCGGCATTGGAAGTGATTCAGAAATCGTCAAATCCCAAAGCACTACAAtcgatgagaagaaggaagctTCTCTGGAGAAAGATACACCACCGACCGAAGCCGCGACCAAGACCAACAATTCAGACCTACGAACACTTTCGTCAGTTGCCAGAGATGCTTACAGATGGTCACAAGAGACCTTCCCCACCGCTACCGCGGTTCTCTCTCACCTACCCTATGCGTTGATCCCTTTTGCATTTGCAATGTTCATTCTGGTTCAAGCGCTGGTCACGAAAGGTTGGGTAGAGGTCTTCGCCAAGGGATGGGATCACTGGGTGAACAAGACCGGAACAGTTGGTGCCATAGGAGGCATGGGCTTTCTCTCGGTCATTCTCTGCAAC TTTTCGGGTACCAACATTGGAACTACCATCCTATTATCACGCATTATCCAATCATGGCTCAGGCTTCATGATGCCAGCGGGATTCCCATCAGTGAACGAACGTACTACGCTACGATCTACAGCATGGCCCTTGGCGTTAATTACGGGGCTTTCAGCACGGCCATCAGTGCCTCTCTTGCCGGGTTACTCTGGCGTGATATTCTAGCCAAGAAGCATATTCACGTCAGGCGACTTGACTTTGCGCGGGTAAATCTTCCGATCATTGCGATTGCCATGAGTGTGGGCTGTGCCGTCCTGATTGGTGAGATTTACATTATCAGGAGTGACCGGCCTTTTGACATAGTACCAGTTCTTGAGGAGTAG
- a CDS encoding hypothetical protein (EggNog:ENOG503NXKM; COG:G) → MSWPRYPFLFFVLGLLLFPGSSLQNSSPRSTTSQPKIILDNDWNPTAFIAFLLPLYYNYTVLGLASDTANSWALQTGLHALASLEIASLSSCIPVYKGSDYPLLQTAHTFQTYEFLHGELPWKGVFAKENTTNEKLGNDPTSGDPRRVVKEAFTTKGYYGYPNVSFAEGSAAEFMVKAVRENPGQVSIFSAGALTNVALAVRLDEDFAKNTAGLYIMGGYVDRFMEQAIGDVLRADLVSDINFIVDPEATKIALTADFPNITLVANSANGVIPNQAFLNELVAVNDNPLSRLVRANQPTYLPFWDETAAAVMVDRKAVVLDEVEVYVDVDTSYHSPFYGYIRPYQAALMPPGLRKVKYINAVNNTKVAEMIKTVVQFPPKGCADLHG, encoded by the exons ATGTCCTGGCCCCGATAcccctttttgtttttcgTCCTTGGCTTGCTATTGTTCCCTGGCTCTTCACTTCAGAACAGCAGCCCAAGatcaaccaccagccaaccaaaGATAATCCTCGACAACGACTGGAACCCCACCGCGTTCATCGCTTTCCTGCTCCCTTTATACTACAACTACACTGTCCTCGGCTTAGCCTCCGACACAGCCAACTCCTGGGCACTCCAAACCGGCCTTCACGCTCTCGCCTCTCTCGAGATTGCCTCTTTATCGTCTTGCATCCCTGTTTACAAGGGGTCTGACTACCCGCTTCTGCAAACAGCACATACCTTTCAAACCTATGAGTTCCTCCACGGTGAGCTACCGTGGAAGGGTGTCTTTGCGAAGGAGAACACCACCAATGAGAAATTGGGAAATGATCCTACCTCTGGTGACCCACGAAGAGTGGTGAAAGAAGCTTTTACTACCAAGGGGTATTATGGATACCCCAATGTGAGCTTCGCCGAGGGCTCAGCAGCGGAGTTTATGGTCAAGGCCGTGAGGGAGAATCCAGGGCAGGTAAGCATATTCTCGGCAGGGGCCCTGACGAATGTCGCGCTGGCGGTGAGGCTTGATGAGGACTTCGCGAAGAACACGGCTGGGTTGTATATCATGGGAGGGTATGTGGACAGGTTCATGGAGCAGGCTATAGGGGATGTGTTGAGGGCGGACTTGGTCTCGGAT ATCAACTTTATCGTTGACCCTGAAGCAACCAAGATTGCGCTTACGGCCGACTTTCCGAATATCACGCTTGTGGCTAATTCTGCTAATGGGGTGATACCGAATCAGGCGTTTCTTAATGagttggtggcggtgaatGACAACCCTTTGAGTAGATTGGTCAGGGCGAACCAGCCTACTTATCTGCCGTTTTGGGATGAGACTGCCGCGGCTGTGATGGTAGATCGTAAGGCGGTTGTGTTGGATGAGGTGGAAG TTTATGTTGATGTCGATACATCATACCACTCGCCCTTTTACGGGTATATCCGCCCGTACCAGGCAGCACTGATGCCGCCTGGGTTGAGAAAGGTCAAGTACATCAACGCGGTTAACAATACGAAGGTCGCCGAGATGATCAAGACTGTTGTTCAGTTTCCGCCAAAAGGCTGTGCCGATCTTCATGGATGA